The following DNA comes from Winogradskyella sp. PG-2.
TGATTACCCTAGATAATGGCGAAAAGTACAATGCTATAATGCAAGATATTCAGTTTCACCCAGTAACTGACAGAATTCTACATATAGATTTCTATCAGATTTTTGACAATAAAGCAATTACTATGGAAATTCCTGTACAACTTACAGGTTCATCTGCAGGTGTTTTAAATGGTGGTACTTTAAGAAGACCTTACCGTAAGCTTAGAGTTAAAGCAATTCCATCTAAACTTCCAGATGCTATAGAAATTGACATTACCCCATTAAAAATTGGCAGTAAGCTTTATATTACTGAATTAGAGAACGAAGATTATACGTTCTTACATCCA
Coding sequences within:
- a CDS encoding 50S ribosomal protein L25/general stress protein Ctc; its protein translation is MKSITINGSQRESVGKKSTKALRNAGQVPCVIYGGDKPLHFSAPELAFSKLVYTASAHTVVITLDNGEKYNAIMQDIQFHPVTDRILHIDFYQIFDNKAITMEIPVQLTGSSAGVLNGGTLRRPYRKLRVKAIPSKLPDAIEIDITPLKIGSKLYITELENEDYTFLHPENTVVCQVRRSRLAIVDEEEEEEGEETAEGATAEGGADSPAAEGAQE